Part of the Priestia megaterium genome, TTAGTCATACAAATTATTGTGCCATCGATAAAAAAAGCCGTATTATTAGTCCTCCTTTAGGTATACAACCTCCAAGCCGACCTGAAATTATTAAAAGAATAAGTACAAAAAATTTTATTAACGGATGCTCCGTTATGATAGATAAATCTGTATTTAACCATGTAGGTGCTTTTGACGAAACACTGCCCTATACACATGATTACGATTTATGGATACGAATCATCCAAAAATTTGACGTATTTTATTTATCTCAACCCTTGTTATTGTATAGAATTCATAAACAAATGGGGTCAAAAAAGCACTCGGTCGCTATAAAGAAAGAAATTGATTTCGTTATTAATCATCACAAGAATACTATGGAAGGCTTGTTATCAGAGGAATCAAAAAAATAATAGATTGTACTGTTTATATATATTTTATTAAAAGGTCTTTTATTTTTTAATAGTTTTTATCATCTTTACTCTTCTTTTTTATATTTAAAGTTTACTTAAAATTATTCTTTGGATTTGAGTCAATAATTTGGAGGGATTTTTTTGAGCATACTAGTAACTGGAGGGGCTGGCTATATTGGTAGTCATACTTGTGTAGAACTTCTAAATGCTGGCCATGAAATTGTAATAGTAGATAACTTTTCTAATAGTAAACCTGAATTGTTGAAACGAATAACTGAATTAACAAAAAAAGAATATAAGTTTTACGAAGTGGATTTGCTTGATAAAAAAGCATTGGAAACGGTCTTTTGTGAAAACCAGATTGATGCAGTAATA contains:
- a CDS encoding glycosyltransferase gives rise to the protein MSKISIIVPFYNCPYINQALDSLVNQTYKDIEIIVVNDGSTQHSEKIIPYLDKIKYIQKENGGTASALNIGIKHATGDYFCWLSSDDIYYPEKTEVQFAFMKEQNALFSHTNYCAIDKKSRIISPPLGIQPPSRPEIIKRISTKNFINGCSVMIDKSVFNHVGAFDETLPYTHDYDLWIRIIQKFDVFYLSQPLLLYRIHKQMGSKKHSVAIKKEIDFVINHHKNTMEGLLSEESKK